The Treponema succinifaciens DSM 2489 region GGAGCAGTCGTTTCTAAAAAGAATCAGGGCAGAAACAGATTTTTTCATAAAGCAGCTTGAAATCGCCATGAAGGAAAACAAGCCGCTTTAATTTTTAAGAATCTTCTTTTTCCTTTAAGACAGCAAGGAATGCGCTCTGCGGAAGCTCCACATTTCCAGCCATAAGCATTCTCTTTTTTCCAGCTTTTTGCTTTTCAAGAAGCTTGCGTTTTCTAGTTACGTCTCCGCCGTAGCATTTTGCAAGAACGTCTTTTCTAACAGGATTTACAGTTTCCCTTGCAATTATCTGGCTTCCGATCGCACCTTGAATTGCAACCTTAAACTGCTGGCGGGCAATTTCTCCTTTTAAGCGTTCACAGACAACTTTTGCGCGCTCAACAGCACTCGGTCTGTAGCAAAGCTGAGCCAATGCGTCAACGGGTTTTGAATTTATGAGAATATCTATTTTTATTAAGTCAGTCGGACGGTAGTCAATAACTTCATAGTCAAAACTTGCATATCCGCGGCTGTAAGATTTCAGTTTGTCATAAAAATCAAAAAGGACTTCGGAAAGCGGCATTTCATAAGTAAGTTCAACACGCTTTTCGTCAAGGTACTGCATATTTTTTTGTGTTCCACGCTTTAGGCAGCAAAGTTCCATAATAGAACCAAGATACTCGGCAGGAGTTATTATTGAAGCTTTTATATACGGCTCTTGCGACGACTCTATTTTTCCTTCAGGATAGTCAGCAGGATTGTCTACAAAAATTTCTTCGTGGCCGGGAATCTTTACCTTGTACTTTACGCTTGGAGCTGTAAAAATTACAATCTGGTCAAAATCCCGCTCAAGGCGTTCCTGAATTATTTCCAAGTGAAGCAATCCCAAAAAGCCGCACCTAAAGCCGTTTCCAAGCGCAAGGGAATTATCTTTTTCATAAATAAGAGACGCATCGTTAAGCTTAAGTTTTTCCATTGCCGCTTTGAGTTCTTCGTAGTCATTTGAATCAATCGGGTAAATTGAAGA contains the following coding sequences:
- the lepA gene encoding translation elongation factor 4 is translated as MTELKYKRNFCITAHIDHGKSTLADRLIQKAKIVDDRQMKNQILDNMDIERERGITIKSQAVTIPYKAKDGHDYELNFVDTPGHVDFSYEVSRAIASCEGALLLIDATQGVESQTVSNLYMAMEHDLTIVPVINKIDLASADVESVKKQIDHDLGLESSEAQLVSAKTGEGIDDLLEAIVTKFPPPKGDVNAPLQALIFDCHYDEYRGVVVHLRVMEGRVKTGDIIRFMSNNTDYKVEQVGVFKIKYEETGVLEAGDVGYIIAGIKTVSDVSVGDTITLASKPAASPLPGFKEVKPVVFSSIYPIDSNDYEELKAAMEKLKLNDASLIYEKDNSLALGNGFRCGFLGLLHLEIIQERLERDFDQIVIFTAPSVKYKVKIPGHEEIFVDNPADYPEGKIESSQEPYIKASIITPAEYLGSIMELCCLKRGTQKNMQYLDEKRVELTYEMPLSEVLFDFYDKLKSYSRGYASFDYEVIDYRPTDLIKIDILINSKPVDALAQLCYRPSAVERAKVVCERLKGEIARQQFKVAIQGAIGSQIIARETVNPVRKDVLAKCYGGDVTRKRKLLEKQKAGKKRMLMAGNVELPQSAFLAVLKEKEDS